Proteins encoded together in one Thermomonospora curvata DSM 43183 window:
- a CDS encoding glycosyltransferase: MDLDGVKIALVLASSAGGVGRHVRSVAERLVRRGARVVVCGPADTERLFGFTAGGARFAAVEIADRPRPPADARAIARLRALLRGADLAHAHGLRAGGLTVAACARPLAGPLRIGKGGPAVVVTLHNALLAGGLVGAAYRVLERIVAVGADRVLAVSPDLEERMRALGARRVGRALVPAPAAPPPDPAARRAVRAELGADGRPLIVTVGRLAEQKGLLTLLEAAAGWARRTPPPLVAVAGDGPLRDELQARIDAAALPVRLLGRRSDVPDLLAAADVAVVPSLWEGQPLIVQEILRAGRPLVATRVGGIPPLLGTEEAGEVAGLLVPPGDAAALEGAVSRILDDAALADRLAAAAARRAAALPTEDEAVDALVRVYRDLLR, from the coding sequence ATGGACCTGGACGGCGTGAAGATCGCTCTCGTCCTGGCGAGCAGCGCCGGGGGAGTGGGCCGGCACGTCCGCTCGGTCGCCGAACGGCTGGTGCGGCGCGGGGCGCGGGTGGTGGTCTGCGGCCCCGCCGACACCGAGCGGCTGTTCGGCTTCACCGCCGGCGGGGCGCGCTTCGCCGCCGTCGAGATCGCCGACCGGCCCCGGCCGCCGGCCGACGCCCGGGCTATCGCCCGGCTGCGCGCTCTGCTGCGCGGCGCCGACCTGGCGCACGCGCACGGGCTGCGCGCCGGCGGGCTGACCGTGGCCGCCTGCGCCCGTCCGCTCGCCGGGCCGCTGCGCATCGGCAAGGGCGGCCCTGCCGTGGTGGTGACGCTGCACAACGCGCTGCTGGCGGGCGGGCTGGTCGGGGCGGCCTACCGGGTGCTGGAGCGGATCGTGGCGGTGGGCGCCGACCGGGTGCTGGCGGTCTCCCCGGACCTGGAGGAGCGGATGCGCGCCCTCGGCGCCCGCCGGGTCGGCCGCGCCCTGGTCCCCGCGCCCGCCGCCCCGCCGCCGGACCCGGCCGCCCGCCGGGCGGTCCGCGCCGAGCTGGGGGCCGACGGCCGGCCGTTGATCGTCACCGTGGGGCGGCTGGCCGAGCAGAAGGGGCTGTTGACGCTGCTGGAGGCGGCGGCCGGGTGGGCGCGCCGCACCCCGCCTCCGCTGGTGGCCGTCGCCGGGGACGGGCCGCTGCGGGATGAGCTGCAGGCCCGCATCGACGCTGCGGCCCTGCCGGTGCGGCTGCTGGGCCGCCGCTCGGACGTGCCGGATCTGCTGGCCGCCGCCGACGTGGCCGTGGTGCCCAGCCTGTGGGAGGGCCAGCCGCTGATCGTCCAGGAGATCCTGCGCGCCGGCCGTCCCCTGGTGGCCACCCGGGTCGGCGGGATCCCCCCGCTGCTGGGCACCGAGGAGGCCGGGGAGGTGGCGGGCCTGCTGGTGCCGCCCGGCGACGCCGCCGCCCTGGAGGGGGCGGTCTCCCGGATCCTGGACGATGCGGCGCTGGCCGACCGGCTCGCCGCGGCGGCGGCCCGCCGCGCCGCCGCGCTGCCCACCGAGGACGAGGCGGTCGACGCGCTCGTCCGCGTCTACCGCGACCTGCTGCGCTGA